The Denticeps clupeoides chromosome 1, fDenClu1.1, whole genome shotgun sequence genome segment TGAACCATACACAGAATATTTATAACATatgtattttgtacatttgagCAATATTCATCACAAATCTACTTACAAGATATTTGTGCTCATACATTAATTGTCTTTTCTGACTGAAATCAGAAGCTAGATTTTAGGGTGAGGGGATATGGATACACAGAAATCATTAAAAGGTGTGGAACTCAGTCAGTGTGGGTAACAGGAGAGATGATGAGTGGTGCTGAGTTTATACCTCTTTCATTCAGACAAGGGCTGAACAGTGGGTAGAGTCTCTCAAAGAAGGACTGACCACAAAGAGAGTAAATATGACGGCTGTTCTCCACATCGTAAAACGAGACCAGACCCTCCTCATAATCCACAAACACCCCCACTTTCTGGGGCTTCTTACtcagagagaggaggacagTAGCACCAGCACAAACTGAATACTCATGTCCATTCCTCAGCCTCACAGTCCAGTATCCATTTATTGGGCTCATTATAATCATCCCCTTCCTGTCAATCGACTCTCTGGCCACTCCTAAAGTCCAGTCAGTCTTCCCCCTGACCTCCACCTCATAGTAAAATCTCCCTGAGGAGAAACCCTCCTTTCCCAGGACACAGACACATGGATTAAACCTTTCTGGATTATCAGGGAGATTCTGTCGTTTGTCTCCATGTGTCACTTGTTTCCCATCATCAGACAGGATGAGGCTGGTTTGAGCTGAATCAGGATCCAGAGTCACGTCCACTgtagaggaagaagagaacTTAGATGAAGTTATTATTGTTGCAAAAGCttatattttattgaaaataaatgaaaaaggatGAAATACCTCTGTGCAATTTCACCATTTTTAGTTCTgggaaaacaaaataatttaaataaatatcaggattaaaaagtgaaagccaaagaaaaaatgtgatcACTCACGTGCTTCACCAAGTTTCTCCATTTCCTTGTTGAATAGTTGACTCAGCTCTGACACGGCTCTCCTCAGAGTCTTCATCCTCGCCTCACACACCTTCACTGTCCACAGCTCAGGACCAGTTCTGACATCAGCCCAGTTCTTGGTGTGTGGagggctgcacagtgttgggtaAATCTACagtagagcaggagagaggagaaaccCCTCAGCATGGGGAGTGTTGTCCTGTGATgtagcagagagagagattctgaccgggaggaggtggaggtgatcCTCAGTGTGTGAGATCTTCTCCAGCTCACTGTTCCTCCTCTGGAGCTCTGTGAtctcctgctgcagatcttTAATCAGCCCTTCAGCCTGCCTCTCTGCAGatctctgctcctcctccatcacctccaGCAGCTCAGCTTGGCTTCTCTTAATGGAGCGGAGCAGATCAGTGAAGACCTCCACACTGGTTGATATctcctcctctgtccttttCTACATCAGAAATTAGAGATTTTTTCATCAAGAACCAGGTTACATGATACTACACTGTGTTTATATGTctccacattttaactcttgaTATAGTGATGTAgtagaaaaaacaataaaggacTGCTGGCTAGTTATCGCCCCAGTAACATGCCAA includes the following:
- the LOC114799107 gene encoding E3 ubiquitin-protein ligase TRIM39-like, translating into MTSSSSVLSEEQLQCSICLDVFTDPVSTPCGHNFCMGCIKEYWDNCSKTQCPVCKKLFTKRPELYVNTFISELTHPFRNKNPSISKKRPAPLSVPCDTCTDQAFKSCLDCGVSFCKTHLEPHMGTKLKKHKLMDPVENLEDYICEKHKRPLQFFCRDDQTCVCQFCIEGDHRGHNTVPLEEECGEKMSHLMMSQMEVQQMIRDRRTKIQEIKDVTESKKKRTEEEISTSVEVFTDLLRSIKRSQAELLEVMEEEQRSAERQAEGLIKDLQQEITELQRRNSELEKISHTEDHLHLLPIYPTLCSPPHTKNWADVRTGPELWTVKVCEARMKTLRRAVSELSQLFNKEMEKLGEAQLKMVKLHRVDVTLDPDSAQTSLILSDDGKQVTHGDKRQNLPDNPERFNPCVCVLGKEGFSSGRFYYEVEVRGKTDWTLGVARESIDRKGMIIMSPINGYWTVRLRNGHEYSVCAGATVLLSLSKKPQKVGVFVDYEEGLVSFYDVENSRHIYSLCGQSFFERLYPLFSPCLNERGINSAPLIISPVTHTD